A single window of Ananas comosus cultivar F153 linkage group 19, ASM154086v1, whole genome shotgun sequence DNA harbors:
- the LOC109724816 gene encoding non-specific lipid-transfer protein A-like, whose amino-acid sequence MKTLVASLLLTLLVAYVAAERAHEMSCTDVDMCIAPCISYLTGEQQSPAPACCDGLKKLRTLVAGTTAERRFACNCIKQAAAHLKNLKDDAVSKLPAACGTPLPFPISLEYDCSSLP is encoded by the exons ATGAAGACTCTGGTTGCATCTCTGCTCCTTACTCTTTTGGTCGCCTATGTGGCGGCCGAACGGGCCCATGAAATGAGCTGCACCGACGTCGATATGTGCATCGCCCCCTGCATCTCTTACCTGACAGGTGAGCAGCAGTCCCCGGCCCCTGCCTGCTGCGACGGGCTGAAGAAACTCAGAACACTGGTGGCGGGCACAACGGCGGAACGTCGCTTCGCGTGCAACTGCATTAAGCAGGCGGCGGCGCACTTGAAGAATCTCAAGGACGATGCCGTCAGCAAGCTCCCTGCCGCATGCGGCACCCCACTCCCCTTCCCCATCAGCTTAGAGTATGATTGCTCCAG CCTCCCATAA
- the LOC109724973 gene encoding putative F-box/LRR-repeat protein 23, translating into MDPNPNPPSVEGRNWAELSPDVLSVIFGKIGAVEILMGAGRVCRGWRRVAREPLLWRRVDMTHLDHLGEAEMEAMARLAVDWSAGRMEEFSAARFGSDELLLYIAERANLLKSLCLVSCYDISDEGLTEMVKRFPCLEKLEIIFGSFTMKLCESVGQACPQLKLFKLNTKGSYYMSDDEEELDNTDDCDALGIAKTMHELRQLQLFGNKVTNEGLKAILDSCPHLESLDIRRCFNLNMDASMKAMCSRIRNLRLPEDSADDYEYDAAVGPFDEDDDDDIFSENSEFDDMMYDNDYDYDYIDYDYQHGIGDDDDHLNLFFLL; encoded by the exons ATGGATCCGAACCCTAATCCTCCTTCGGTGGAGGGGAGGAACTGGGCGGAGCTTTCCCCGGACGTGCTCTCGGTGATCTTCGGGAAGATCGGGGCCGTCGAGATCCTGATGGGGGCGGGGCGCGTGTGCCGCGGGTGGCGCCGCGTCGCGCGTGAGCCGCTGCTGTGGCGGCGCGTCGACATGACCCACCTCGACCATCTCGGTGAGGCGGAGATGGAGGCGATGGCGAGGTTGGCGGTGGACTGGAGCGCGGGGCGGATGGAGGAGTTCTCGGCCGCGCGCTTTGGTAGCGACGAGCTTTTGCTGTACATCGCGGAGAG GGCAAACTTGTTGAAATCACTTTGCCTCGTATCATGCTACGACATTTCCGATGAAGGGTTGACTGAGATGGTCAAGAGGTTCCCTTGCTTAGAGAAACTTGAGATAATATTTGGTTCATTCACCATGAAATTGTGTGAATCCGTTGGTCAAGCATGCCCACAgcttaaactatttaaactgaACACTAAAGGGTCCTATTACATGTCAGACGATGAAGAGGAACTCGATAATACCGACGACTGTGATGCACTTGGAATAGCCAAAACTATGCATGAGCTCCGTCAACTTCAACTCTTCGGTAACAAGGTAACTAATGAAGGATTAAAGGCCATTCTTGATAGCTGTCCTCACCTTGAGTCGCTCGATATACGCCGGTGTTTCAATTTGAATATGGATGCGAGCATGAAGGCAATGTGTTCGAGAATAAGGAATCTGAGGCTACCAGAGGATTCTGCCGATGACTATGAGTACGATGCTGCTGTTGGCCCCTTCGATGAAGATGACGATGATGATATCTTCTCAGAAAATTCTGAGTTTGATGATATGATGTATGACAATGACTATGACTACGATTACATTGATTATGACTACCAGCATGGTATTGGTGACGATGATGATCACCTGAATCTCTTTTTTCTACTCTGA
- the LOC109724972 gene encoding pentatricopeptide repeat-containing protein At1g53600, mitochondrial: MLRKPSPHLLSETLLPLQSLHLYPSIRLSTSPPPPISTNPTSPRSESTRYLVVHNTQIAKHGRNGEIREAQSIFDAMRIRDVVSWTALLTAYVDAGDAATARKVFDEMPKRNAASWNAMISGYLRASKVTDAYELFVRMPVKNAVSFGAMIAGFAKCSMIREAEGVYDQMPMRWRDPVGSNALICGYLRVGKLDDAVRVFGAMKAKDVFSWSSMVDGFCKYGSIFDAREVFDVMPERNVVSWTSMIRGYVKAGMWEDGFILFLDMRRESVRVNSTTLSVMLDACSESSRIGEGVQIHGITIVMGFESDAFLGNSLIVMYSRAGLRIDSKRLFNCMKRKDMVSWNSLINGYIQHDAIEEAYELFEMMPEKDAVSWTSMVVGFANRGCMGESVRLFEHMPGKDEVAWTAIVSGFIANGDNESALMWFNRMVQESYRPNSITLSCVLSALSGLAYLNQGMQVHACGLKMGLGLNVTVQSSLISMYAKCGNMGDAYRVFSWISEPSLVIINAMITAFAQHGLAEEALKLFVKMQADGYRPNYVTFLGILSACAHAGFVEEGYNCFQSMSTIYGIQPGPDHYTCMVDLLGRAGMLYEALELIKSIPFKPSSDVWGALLNASKIHFNLEYAKVAAKGLLELEPNNATAYAVLSNMLSSAGLKEEGENVRMAMQSNSFRKNPGYSWIILDKDTNQPSAG, from the coding sequence ATGCTGAGGAAACCCTCTCCCCACCTCCTCTCCGAAACCCTTCTCCCCCTCCAAAGTCTCCACCTTTATCCCTCCATTCGCCTCTCCACTTCACCCCCACCACCCATTTCCACAAACCCTACCTCTCCCCGCTCCGAATCCACTCGCTACTTGGTGGTCCACAACACCCAGATCGCCAAGCATGGGAGAAATGGCGAAATCCGAGAAGCCCAATCCATTTTCGACGCCATGCGTATCCGTGACGTTGTTTCGTGGACGGCGCTGCTCACGGCGTATGTCGATGCAGGCGATGCCGCGACGGCACGgaaggtgttcgacgaaatgccaaAGAGGAATGCTGCATCGTGGAATGCGATGATCTCGGGTTACTTACGGGCCTCGAAGGTCACTGACGCCTATGAATTGTTCGTTCGAATGCCTGTGAAGAACGCAGTGTCGTTCGGCGCCATGATTGCCGGGTTCGCCAAGTGCAGCATGATAAGGGAGGCCGAGGGGGTTTATGATCAGATGCCAATGAGGTGGCGGGACCCGGTTGGTTCTAATGCATTGATTTGCGGATACTTGAGGGTTGGCAAGCTGGATGACGCCGTGCGTGTTTTCGGGGCGATGAAGGCGAAGGATGTGTTCTCGTGGAGCTCGATGGTTGATGGGTTCTGTAAATACGGGAGTATTTTCGATGCTAGAGAAGTGTTCGATGTGATGCCGGAGAGGAATGTAGTTTCTTGGACTTCTATGATTCGAGGATATGTTAAGGCCGGAATGTGGGAAGACGGATTTATTTTGTTTCTCGATATGAGGAGGGAATCCGTGAGGGTCAATTCGACCACACTCTCGGTCATGCTTGATGCCTGCAGCGAATCTAGTAGGATTGGTGAAGGGGTTCAAATTCATGGTATTACTATAGTAATGGGTTTCGAATCTGATGCCTTCTTAGGTAATTCCTTGATTGTTATGTACTCTAGAGCCGGTTTGAGGATAGATTCTAAGAGGTTATTCAATTGCATGAAGAGGAAAGATATGGTGTCCTGGAATTCATTAATCAACGGATATATTCAGCATGATGCCATTGAAGAGGCATATGAGCTATTTGAGATGATGCCCGAAAAGGATGCTGTTTCTTGGACTTCGATGGTCGTGGGTTTTGCTAATCGAGGATGCATGGGAGAATCTGTCCGTCTTTTTGAACATATGCCGGgaaaagatgaagttgcttGGACTGCTATAGTTTCTGGATTCATAGCTAACGGGGATAATGAAAGTGCATTGATGTGGTTCAATCGAATGGTACAAGAAAGTTATCGACCTAATTCCATAACATTAAGCTGTGTGTTGAGTGCTTTGTCCGGTTTAGCTTATTTGAACCAAGGGATGCAAGTTCATGCTTGTGGTTTAAAGATGGGCTTAGGGCTCAATGTAACTGTTCAGAGCTCTTTAATCTCGATGTATGCTAAATGTGGAAACATGGGCGATGCTTATCGTGTTTTCTCATGGATCAGCGAACCGAGTCTCGTTATCATAAATGCAATGATAACCGCATTTGCACAACATGGTTTGGCTGAGGAAGCCCTAAAACTATTTGTGAAAATGCAAGCAGATGGGTATAGGCCCAACTATGTTACGTTCTTAGGAATCCTTTCTGCTTGTGCTCACGCAGGCTTTGTTGAAGAAGGGTATAACTGCTTCCAATCTATGAGCACTATTTATGGGATCCAACCTGGGCCGGATCACTATACCTGCATGGTTGATCTTCTTGGGCGTGCAGGAATGCTTTATGAAGCTTTGGAATTGATCAAATCGATTCCATTTAAACCCAGTTCGGACGTGTGGGGGGCTTTGCTTAATGCAAGTAAAATCCACTTCAATCTTGAGTATGCAAAGGTAGCGGCAAAAGGGCTTTTAGAGTTGGAACCCAATAATGCAACAGCTTATGCTGTTCTATCTAATATGCTGTCTTCAGCTGGGCTAAAGGAGGAGGGGGAAAATGTGAGAATGGCGATGCAGTCCAACAGTTTTAGGAAGAATCCAGGTTATAGTTGGATTATACTGGATAAGGATACAAATCAGCCGAGTGCAGGATAA
- the LOC109724817 gene encoding uncharacterized protein LOC109724817 has protein sequence MGNCLNPRAVTWVDDEDWEPKELDNIKEQRRKHKKSKRGGKESKVEPSTTAVKIKLTKKQLEELLVRTDTKGLLPINEVIIYRLMKKASKESTCGGRSWGWRPTLKSIPEEVVEGVGS, from the coding sequence ATGGGGAATTGCTTGAACCCGCGAGCCGTGACGTGGGTCGACGACGAAGATTGGGAGCCGAAAGAGCTCGACAATATCAAAGAACAGCGGAGAAAACATAAGAAGAGTAAGAGAGGAGGAAAGGAGAGCAAAGTCGAGCCTTCGACTACTGCGGTGAAGATAAAGCTCACAAAGAAGCAGTTGGAGGAGCTTTTGGTGCGAACGGATACGAAGGGACTGTTGCCGATCAACGAAGTAATTATATACCGTCTCATGAAGAAGGCGAGCAAAGAGTCTACATGCGGCGGCCGGAGCTGGGGTTGGAGACCAACTTTAAAGAGTATACCAGAAGAAGTTGTTGAAGGTGTAGGATCGTAG